The genome window GCAGTGTTGTACAAGAACTCGTACATGTTGTTGGCGTCCTTAGAAGAGTACCCAATAACCTTAAGGATAGTACCGTTGTTCAAGCTGAGACCATAAAAGGCAACATCAAGACAGAACCATGAACCAGCGGTACCGATGAGGATGGACAGGTTCTTCCACTTGCTGTAGTGCTGGCAGAAGTCGCTCCAGCTGGCCTTGGGGACCTGGAGGTTGGACTTGGCGCTGGCATGGACCTGAGCGCGGGCGATCTCATCAGTATCACCCTCACGCTTGCCAGTCATGTAGGCCTTGACGTCCTCGTCGGCTTGCTCAACGTCGCGGGCAACGTCGAAGGTGTAACGGGGAGTCTCGGGAATGGTGAGACGGTCTATACAAGTGTCAGTATGTGCTGAGAGGTAGAGGTGTAAGTGACTTACAGTAGAGGGCAACACAAGCAGGGACGGCACCGAAACCGACGAGGGTACGCCACATCTTGTCGACGGCAACCTGGCAGTCTCCAGTGCAGTGCTTGGTATCAGGGGCACCCTCGAGAGAAGACTTGAAGCCGAGGGTGAGGAACATCATGACGAGAGCGGCAACGAGCTGGCCGATACCCTGCATAGCAAAGACGGCAGCCATCATGGCACCACGCCACTTGGTGGTAGCAAACCTGTGATGTTAGTCAACCTGGGCACCATAGCTGTGAACAAGGATGAACTTACTCGGAGGTAATAATGGAAGAAAGGGGATAGTCACCACCAATACCCACGCCCATGACTACACGCCAGAAGATGATAAGACCAACAAGCGAGGTAGAAGGGGAACCAGCAGTCAGGGCCTGAGCAAGAGTCGCAAAGATGATGACAATAAGCTCCAGACCATACATCCTCTTACGACCGACAATATCGGCCAGCATACCAAATCCAAGCTGTCCAATAACAGTACCAGCAGAAGTCGAGAGCTTGATAGCATTATCAGAGCTGGTAGCAAGTTTTCCCTTGCCAGGATAGTACACAATACCCAACATGATGG of Fusarium musae strain F31 chromosome 5, whole genome shotgun sequence contains these proteins:
- the PHO5 gene encoding acid phosphatase pho5, with protein sequence MAATPGPVAKTSGGNNAFHNFHNDFAHIADPNERRRLALAEIDKAPFGWYHVRACIVAGVGFFTDSYDIFCVSMLTIMLGIVYYPGKGKLATSSDNAIKLSTSAGTVIGQLGFGMLADIVGRKRMYGLELIVIIFATLAQALTAGSPSTSLVGLIIFWRVVMGVGIGGDYPLSSIITSEFATTKWRGAMMAAVFAMQGIGQLVAALVMMFLTLGFKSSLEGAPDTKHCTGDCQVAVDKMWRTLVGFGAVPACVALYYRLTIPETPRYTFDVARDVEQADEDVKAYMTGKREGDTDEIARAQVHASAKSNLQVPKASWSDFCQHYSKWKNLSILIGTAGSWFCLDVAFYGLSLNNGTILKVIGYSSKDANNMYEFLYNTAVGNIIIVLAGAVPGYWVSVATIDTLGRKTIQLGGFIILTILFIVMGFAYNHISSNGLLAIYVLAQFFFNFGPNTTTFIVPGEVFPTRYRSTSHGISAASGKIGSIIGQGAISILRTHGATEKNEAPWMDHVLEIYALFMLLGIFTTLLIPETARKTLEELSGEDDYANNPETTIDTEAHAGKNERTSG